The DNA segment TGCTCCGTGTTTTCTTATTCCGCCGCTTGCACCGCGGCGATCATGCGTACGGCGTCGACGGTTTCCGCCACATCGTGTACGCGCAAGATGCAGGCGCCCTTCGCCACGGCAAGGGCGGCCAGGGCCAGGCCGCCGTACAAGCGCTGATCAACCTCCCGCCCAAGCGTCTGGCCAATCATGCTTTTACGTGAAACCCCGACCAGCAACGGACGTCCCAGCTCGTGCAGGGCTTCCATATGCTTGAACAAGCTCAGATTGTGGGCCAGGGTCTTGGCAAAACCGAACCCCGGGTCCAGGACGATCCTGTCGACAGCCACACCCACGTCGGTACAGGCCTTCATACGCTCAGCGAGAAAGTCGCCCACTTCCCGCACGACGTCCTGATAGCGCGGGTCCTGCTGCATATTGCCGGGCTCTCCCTGCATGTGCATCAGGCACACCGCCAAACCGGTATCAGCCGCGGCATCCAGCGCGCCGTCCCGCCGCAAGGCACGGACATCGTTGATCATTCCAGCCCCCAGACGAGCGCCTTCGCGCATCACGGCTGGAGTAGAAGTATCGAGTGAAATTACAACGTCCAGTTCGCGAGCAATGAGCTCGACGACCGGGGCCACTCGCTCCAGCTCCTCGGTCGGAGAAACCACGCGAGCACCGGGCCGGGTCGACTCGCCCCCGACATCGATCAGGGTCGCCCCTGCGGCCACCATCTCGGCAGCATGCCGCAACGCAGCATCGCGACCGCTGAAACGGCCGCCGTCGGAAAAGGAATCAGGGGTGACGTTGAGGATGCCCATCACTTGCGGCTGGGCCAAATCAAGAACCCGGTTGCCGCAAGGCAACCGGGTCTGGTACTGCACTGACTTCATCAACAGGCCTTAGTGTTCGCCAGCTGGCCCGCCAATGGGGGTTTCAGGGCGCCTGGCGTCCTCACGCGGGGCCGGCGTGCCGGAGGAAGTACCCGAACCACCCTGCCAGTCCTTGGGCTCGCGAGCGACGCGGCCTGACATGATGTCATCGATCTGCTCGGAGTCGATGGTTTCGTACTTCATCAAGGCCTCGGCCATCATGTCGAGCTTGTCGCGGTTCTCCACCAGCAGGCTCTTCGCGGTGGAGTAGCACTCGTCGATGATGCGACGCACCTCCTGGTCAATCAGCTTCGCGGTCTCACCAGACAAGTTTGCGTGCTGGGAACCAGCACTGCGACCGAGGAATACTTCACCCTCCTCTTCCGCGTACATCAGCGGCCCGAGCTTTTCGGACAGGCCCCACTTGGTCACCATGTTCCGGGCGATCTGGGTGGCACGCATGATGTCGTTGGAGGCACCCGTGGTGACGCCGTCGAAGCCCAGGGTCATCTCTTCGGCGATACGGCCGCCGAACAGCGAGCAGATCTGACTGGTCAGCGCACGCTTGGACAGGCTGTAACGGTCTTCCTCAGGCAGGAACATGGTCACGCCGAGGGCGCGGCCGCGAGGAATGATCGACACCTTGTAGACCGGATCATGCTCAGGCACCAGCCGACCAACGATGGCATGGCCAGCCTCGTGGAACGCGGTGTTGAGCTTCTCTTTCTCGGACATGACCATGGACTTGCGCTCGGCGCCCATCATGATCTTGTCCTTCGCCAACTCGAACTCTTTCATTTCCACCACGCGCTTGTTGACGCGAGCGGCGAAGAGCGAAGCCTCGTTGACCAGGTTTGCCAGGTCGGCACCGGAGAAGCCCGGGGTACCCCGCGCGATGACCGCGGCATCGACGTCGTCACCCATCGGCACCTTGCGCATGTGCACCTTGAGGATCTGTTCGCGACCACGGATGTCCGGCAGACCGACCACCACCTGACGGTCGAAGCGGCCCGGACGCAGCAGGGCCGGGTCCAGAACGTCAGGACGGTTGGTAGCGGCGATGACGATGATGCCGTCATTCATTTCGAAGCCGTCCATCTCCACCAGCAACTGGTTGAGGGTTTGCTCGCGCTCGTCATGACCGCCGCCCAGGCCGGCACCACGATGGCGACCCACGGCGTCGATCTCGTCAATGAAGATGATGCAGGGCGCGTGCTTCTTCGCCTGATCGAACATGTCGCGGACGCGGGATGCACCCACACCGACGAACATTTCAACGAAGTCGGAACCGGAGATGGTGAAGAACGGCACTTTGGCTTCGCCAGCGATGGCCTTGGCCAGCAGAGTCTTGCCGGTACCGGGCGGGCCGACCATCAGGACGCCACGCGGGATACGACCCCCCAGGCGCTGGAATTTGCCCGGATCACGGAGGAACTCCACCAGCTCGCTGACCTCTTCCTTGGCCTCATCGCAACCCGCGACGTCGGCGAAGGTGGTCTTGACCTGGTCTTCAGACAGCAGGCGGGCCTTGCTCTTGCCGAAGCTCATCGGGCCACCGCGGCCACCGCCACCGCCCTGCATCTGTCGCATGAAGAACATGAACACGGCAATGATCACCAGGATCGGGAAGCTGGCCACCAGCAGCTGAGTCCAGATGCTCTGCTGCTCAGGCTGTTTGCCCTCGATGATGACGTTGTTATCGATCAGGTCGCCGATCAGGCCACCATCCTGAATTGCCGGACGAACGGTCTTGAAGGGCTCGCCATCGTTGCGCTTGCCGGTAATGACGAAGCCATCCACGGTCACGCGCTCGACCTTGCCTTCTTTAACCTGCTCGATGAATTCCGAGTAGTTAAGGGTCTGCGGTTCGCTCGGGCTGGAGAAATTGTTCATCACCGTGACAAGCACAGCGGCGATGATCAGCCACAGGATCAGATTTTTTGCCATATCGTTCAATTAGCTACCCTCTGGAACGGGCCCCTTCCTGGAGCGCACCCCGCATGACGGCTGGTGATTAACCGGCCTAACTTACTACACAACCCCTGCCCCTGGCAGGCGCCGTCTGTAACCCTTTATGAGGCCTTGCGGTCTCCATTCATCCGCCTGCCTCTTTGCAAGGGACCGACAAGTCAGGTCCCAATGCAGTCTATTCCCCGCGAAAGCCTCGCGCGAGCAAGTATTGCTCACGAGAGCGATCACGCGACGAAAGCGGCTTGCGCATCTGAACCCTGTCGAACTTCTCACGCACTTGCTTGTGGTAGACGTCGAAGCCTTCGCCCTGGAATATCTTGATCAAAAAATCGCCCCCCGGGCGCAGCGCACGCCCTGCGAGGTCAAGTGCCAACTCGCAGAGATACATGGCCCGCGGCTGGTCGGAAGCCCTCACCCCACTCATATTGGGGGCCATATCGGAAATCACAAGGTCTACCGGTTTCACCCCAATCGCTTCGAGGATGCGCGAGAAGACTGCATCATCCGTAAAGTCGCCCTGAATGAAGGTCACATCGGGGATGCTGTCCATTTCCAGGATGTCGGACGCTATTAGCCGGCCGCGGTCGCCGATCACCCGGCTGGTGACCTGGGACCAGCCGCCCGGCGCAGCGCCAAGATCGACCACCGTCATGCCAGGCCGCAAGATACGGTCCTTCTCCTGGATTTCGAGCAGCTTGTAGCTGGCACGGGAACGATAACCTTCCTTCTGCGCCATTTTGACGTAAGGGTCGTCGAAGTGTTCTTTCAGCCAACGCTGGCTACTCTTGGAACGGGCCACGGGATACCTCTTGTTCGGCTGTGCGCCCCGGAATCACTCGGGTAAACTAGCAGCCTTTTTTCGCAGGGGTCTGATTATGGCGCTCTCACAGGAGCACAAGAAGCAATACAAATCTATCGGTCACCATCTGAAACCGGTATTGACGGTGGCAGAAAACGGTCTGACCGAGGGCGTGCTGGCCGAGCTTGAGCGCGCGCTGAACGATCACGAACTGATCAAGGTCCAGTTCCGCATCACCGAACGCGACGATCGCCGCGCCCTGATCGAGGAACTCTGCGCCGCCGGCAACTGCGAGTTGGTCCAGGTCATCGGCAAGATGGCGCTGGTCTATCGTCGCAATCCCAAGCCGAACCGCAACCTGTCCAACATCAGCCGCTTCAGCGGTCTTTGAGTCTCCCGCCAAGGGCGCGCGCTCAGCGCGCCCGCCCCTCAACCAGCTTCGCCGGCATGGGCTGAATGACCAGCAGCAGGCCGCAGAAGGCCAGCGACAAATAGCTGAAGCTCAGCCAGTAAAACGCCTCCGGCCTCCAGAAGCGCACCAGCAGAAACACCGCCGCCAAGGCCAGCACCGCAGCCAGCAACTGCCCACGCCCGTCACGCCAGAAACGCGAAAGCCCCGCAGACTGGACCAGCAGCAGGGCCTGGAGCAATGCACAGAATCCAGCGAACGCCACCAGCAACGGCCGCAGGCTAGCGGCCACTTCCTCCACGAGCATCGGCGCCAGACCTATTCGGTCCAGCGCCGGCAGCATGACGAAGTGCAGCAACCAAAGGCCGCCGACCCAGAAGGTCTGGGCCAGCTGCCAGGCAATGGCGCCGGCCCGAAACGGTGGACGCTCAGACGTGGCGGACTTCGACAATCTCGTACTCGACGATGCCGCTCGGAGTCTTGACCGTCACCACGTCCCCTTCTTCCTTGCCCACCAGGGCGCGGGCGATGGGGGAGCTGACCGACAACTTGCCCTGTTTGATGTCCGCTTCGTCGTCACCCACGATCTGGTAGGTCACGGCCTCGTCGGTTTCGACGTTGGCGATATCCACGGTCACACCGAAGATCACCTTGCCGGTATGGGGCAGCGACGCGACATCGATCACTTGGGCGTTCTGCAAGCGCCCCTCGATGTCCCGAACACGTGCTTCGACCATGCCCTGCTGTTCGCGCGCGGCATGGTATTCGGCGTTTTCTTTCAGGTCGCCCAGTTCACGCGCTTCAGCGATGGCCTGG comes from the Pseudomonas sp. TCU-HL1 genome and includes:
- the folP gene encoding dihydropteroate synthase, translated to MKSVQYQTRLPCGNRVLDLAQPQVMGILNVTPDSFSDGGRFSGRDAALRHAAEMVAAGATLIDVGGESTRPGARVVSPTEELERVAPVVELIARELDVVISLDTSTPAVMREGARLGAGMINDVRALRRDGALDAAADTGLAVCLMHMQGEPGNMQQDPRYQDVVREVGDFLAERMKACTDVGVAVDRIVLDPGFGFAKTLAHNLSLFKHMEALHELGRPLLVGVSRKSMIGQTLGREVDQRLYGGLALAALAVAKGACILRVHDVAETVDAVRMIAAVQAAE
- the ftsH gene encoding ATP-dependent zinc metalloprotease FtsH is translated as MAKNLILWLIIAAVLVTVMNNFSSPSEPQTLNYSEFIEQVKEGKVERVTVDGFVITGKRNDGEPFKTVRPAIQDGGLIGDLIDNNVIIEGKQPEQQSIWTQLLVASFPILVIIAVFMFFMRQMQGGGGGRGGPMSFGKSKARLLSEDQVKTTFADVAGCDEAKEEVSELVEFLRDPGKFQRLGGRIPRGVLMVGPPGTGKTLLAKAIAGEAKVPFFTISGSDFVEMFVGVGASRVRDMFDQAKKHAPCIIFIDEIDAVGRHRGAGLGGGHDEREQTLNQLLVEMDGFEMNDGIIVIAATNRPDVLDPALLRPGRFDRQVVVGLPDIRGREQILKVHMRKVPMGDDVDAAVIARGTPGFSGADLANLVNEASLFAARVNKRVVEMKEFELAKDKIMMGAERKSMVMSEKEKLNTAFHEAGHAIVGRLVPEHDPVYKVSIIPRGRALGVTMFLPEEDRYSLSKRALTSQICSLFGGRIAEEMTLGFDGVTTGASNDIMRATQIARNMVTKWGLSEKLGPLMYAEEEGEVFLGRSAGSQHANLSGETAKLIDQEVRRIIDECYSTAKSLLVENRDKLDMMAEALMKYETIDSEQIDDIMSGRVAREPKDWQGGSGTSSGTPAPREDARRPETPIGGPAGEH
- the rlmE gene encoding 23S rRNA (uridine(2552)-2'-O)-methyltransferase RlmE: MARSKSSQRWLKEHFDDPYVKMAQKEGYRSRASYKLLEIQEKDRILRPGMTVVDLGAAPGGWSQVTSRVIGDRGRLIASDILEMDSIPDVTFIQGDFTDDAVFSRILEAIGVKPVDLVISDMAPNMSGVRASDQPRAMYLCELALDLAGRALRPGGDFLIKIFQGEGFDVYHKQVREKFDRVQMRKPLSSRDRSREQYLLARGFRGE
- a CDS encoding YhbY family RNA-binding protein → MALSQEHKKQYKSIGHHLKPVLTVAENGLTEGVLAELERALNDHELIKVQFRITERDDRRALIEELCAAGNCELVQVIGKMALVYRRNPKPNRNLSNISRFSGL
- a CDS encoding DUF4149 domain-containing protein — encoded protein: MSKSATSERPPFRAGAIAWQLAQTFWVGGLWLLHFVMLPALDRIGLAPMLVEEVAASLRPLLVAFAGFCALLQALLLVQSAGLSRFWRDGRGQLLAAVLALAAVFLLVRFWRPEAFYWLSFSYLSLAFCGLLLVIQPMPAKLVEGRAR
- the greA gene encoding transcription elongation factor GreA, which translates into the protein MTKFPMTVQGARALEDELKHLKTVMRPQITQAIAEARELGDLKENAEYHAAREQQGMVEARVRDIEGRLQNAQVIDVASLPHTGKVIFGVTVDIANVETDEAVTYQIVGDDEADIKQGKLSVSSPIARALVGKEEGDVVTVKTPSGIVEYEIVEVRHV